The Zerene cesonia ecotype Mississippi chromosome 14, Zerene_cesonia_1.1, whole genome shotgun sequence genome window below encodes:
- the LOC119831869 gene encoding venom carboxylesterase-6-like produces the protein MLVFLFLFAIAYAQDNLSVNTTQGVVIGSRASDGNYYSFYGIHYAGSTAGQNRFKAPTPAPVYPGDYHAIDTKIICAQPTSRGLVGVEDCLVLNVFTPNATTKDRPVLVWLESEQYTTTRQKLYSVKKLVEEDLVVVSMNYRLSIFGFLCLGVPDAPGNAGLKDVIQGLQWIKNNIAGFGGNPNNVVLLGHSSGAAIAELITLSPLSQGLVHKVIAISGSALSPWAVAYEPIKYAESLGEKLQYVGKSRAQLAAAFASTDINVLAPVLNDFEFFNNTPLFAPCIEDRNLNINDSVLTDAPINLLRNGNYSHVPYIAAFVDKEGTIRAEQAAFRNWLNKMQNNFTDFVQVDLKFESAQNKSAVAQSIREYYFAQRAINMETIEDFLDYQGDTMILVSVIRGIAERAATSRSPVRLLEFAFRGTHHSDWAYPQIPVTGAKHGAMLNYLFDFDLRSGDYPVQNSLLKRFSAFARNGDPNPANTAVVWNPYTAASTITLRLSGEDTISSSHSFQEEVRVNVHQQRMGFWNNIFAIHYTPPQASSAARIISLTLVLISCVLALKLL, from the exons gcACCTACACCAGCACCTGTATATCCTGGAGACTACCATGCCatagatacaaaaatcatttGCGCCCAGCCTACATCCAGAGGTCTTGTTGGAGTCGAAGACTGTTTGGTTCTCAATGTTTTCACACCGAATGCAACCACCAAAGACAGACCGGTGCTTGTCTGGCTTGAAAGTGAACAATACACTACCACTAGACAAAAGTTGTACTCTGTAAAGAAACTTGTAGAGGAGGACTTAGTGGTCGTTTCAATGAATTACAGGCTATCAATATTCGGATTTCTCTGTTTAGGTGTGCCAGACGCACCAGGTAATGCTGGCCTTAAAGATGTTATCCAAGGATTACAATGGATTAAGAACAATATAGCTGGTTTTGGTGGGAATCCAAATAATGTTGTATTGCTTGGACATAGTTCAGGTGCTGCAATTGCCGAATTGATAACTTTATCGCCTCTATCACAAGGTTTAGTTCACAAAGTCATCGCTATTAGTGGATCAGCACTATCTCCCTGGGCGGTAGCATATGAACCAATCAAATATGCAGAAAGTTTAGGCGAGAAACTTCAATATGTTGGTAAATCACGAGCACAACTCGCTGCAGCGTTTGCCTCAACCGATATAAATGTCCTTGCACCTGTACTAAATGACTTTGAGTTCTTTAACAACACCCCCCTTTTTGCACCGTGTATTGAAGATAGGAATCTCAATATAAACGATAGTGTTTTAACCGACGCTCCTATAAATCTATTACGCAATGGCAATTACAGTCACGTTCCATATATTGCTGCTTTTGTTGATAAGGAAGGTACCATAAGGGCAGAACAAGCAGCTTTCCGTAATTGGTTGAACAAAAtgcaaaacaattttacaGACTTTGTCCAAGTCGATCTTAAATTTGAATCGGCGCAAAATAAGTCAGCTGTAGCCCAATCAATCAGGGAATATTATTTTGCACAGAGAGCAATCAATATGGAAACTATTGAAGATTTCTTAGATTATCAAGGAGATACAATGATACTAGTTTCTGTGATAAGAGGAATAGCAGAAAGAGCGGCAACCTCGAGGTCTCCAGTGAGATTGCTTGAGTTTGCCTTCCGTGGAACCCATCACTCAGATTGGGCTTATCCCCAAATACCAGTAACTGGAGCTAAGCATGGTGCGATGCTAAACTATCTTTTTGACTTTGATTTACGTTCAGGCGACTATCCTGTACAGAACTCGTTATTGAAACGTTTCTCTGCATTTGCCAGAAATGG tGACCCAAACCCAGCAAACACAGCAGTTGTTTGGAATCCTTATACAGCAGCTTCTACAATAACATTGCGTCTCAGTGGAGAAGATACCATATCATCTAGCCATAGTTTCCAAGAAGAAGTGAGGGTGAACGTCCATCAACAAAGAATGGGAttttggaataacatatttgcCATACACTATACCCCGCCGCAGGCTTCCTCAGCAGCTAGGATTATAAGTCTCACTTTAGTTCTTATTTCGTGTGTGCTAGCgttgaaattgttataa